TTTGCAACCAATCgtatctggatcagacagtccagtgattgttaCCATGCAATATGATGACTGAACATGAGTCTACGGATAAACATAAGACAGTGAGGACACCTGGTGTTGCTACTCCAATGATGTCCCCATTGTAAACATAAGTCTGCATCCAATTTCGAAATGTCCTCTACCTAAAACTTTTTGGAAGCTTTCAGAATAATTCTCCGGAAGTTCATGGTTGGTCTGACCaggcagcgtttcctgggagaagtcccatttgctCTCTGGGATGCATATAGATGGGGcaggccctgagctgatgatgagccttacaaGTGTGAttgccaggatcacctgaacctTCTCTGCTGTATTTTCATCTTAATGTGTAAAACATAATTGAGGACATTTGCAATGTGCTGATTTCTGCACCATGGAAAGGCACACTCAAAGTGGTACCATCAGATTATTTTTATCCAAGATAACCCAGGATGCCtgtgaggtgctagaaggttaatatTAAGGGGgtccattttctgctgggtgaacagaggaaagtctgaacaaactcacttggcTAAAGTGAGATCAAATGTATcacatgtatttcattgtaGGGCAGGACTGATGTCCTAGAATCTCTCCTAAGCTGCCAAACTCTGTCATCAATCCAAGGACTCTCCACATGGGACCATGCACCACCACtgaggccttgaatgttgtTACCTTGACTAAACAGCTTGTTAGCAAGAGTGTACCTCTGGAGTTGTGAAACATAAAGATCAAAAGCTGCAGCTGCTGGAATACAGCTTGACATAAAAGGGAAGTTGACTAGTGGGAAGTTGAAATCATCCCTTTTCATCATACAGCCTTGTGGAGAGATTGTGTTCCGAGTTTTTATTTACTGATCTAGATATGAAACAGTTGAGGTGGTCTAACTTGTCTCCACTGTCTCAGGTTCAGGTGGGTAAATCAGAGGAAGGGAATTGGCTATCTCATGGTTATTATTAAACCTGAGGCTTCAGGTAATCTTCTTGGCCAAATTACCTTGTTTTGATTCTGCCAACCCTAGCAAAAATTCTGATTCATGTGCATAAAGAAACACATCTGCCAAGAGGGGAAACACATATGCCAGGAGGGGAAAGACATCTGCCAGGAGGGGAAACACATCTGTCAGGAGGGGATACACATCTGCCAGGAGGGGAAAGACATCTGTCAGGAGAGGGGAAACAGATCTTCCAGGAGGGAAACACATCTGCCAGGAGGGGAAAGACATCTGTCAGGAGAGGGGAAACAGATCTTCCAGGAGGGAAACACATCTGCCAGGAGGGGATACACATCTGCCAGGAGGGGAAAGACATCTGTCAGGAGAGGGGAAACAGATCTTCCAGGAGGGAAACACATCTGCCAGGAGGGGATACACATCTGCCAGGAGGGAAACACATCTGCCAGGAGAGGGAAAACATCTGTCAGGAGAGGGGAAACAGATCTTCCAGGAGGGGAAACACATCTGTCAGGAGGGAAACACATCTGCCAGGAGAGGGAAAACATCTGTCAGGAGGGAAAACGGATCTGCCAGGAGAGGGAAAACACATCTGCCAGGAAGGGAGCACACTTGGTGCCCATGGGGGATACCTACTTCTTAAATGGACACTTTGTGCATTCTTAATTCCTCCAAAAGATCTAGCAGCAAGTCACAGAAAgacacagaaaaaaatatccATATTCTGTGTACAAAGTAAACATTGCTTTGACAgtcacaatatttgttttaacatgtagAGGGACAGCACTTAAATAGTGTATGTGAGAGGACATTTTTGTAGCATAGACACAGATCCCGCTCATTTGTGTATGGGACAATATTTTTGAGTCAACAATATTCAGACCCCAGCAGTAGCTGTGTATTTGGGAAAGATATGCAGAACACATCACTATTTCCTTCATCATTTTGAGTTGATTGCTTATAAATGTGCATGAAAAATTCAAAACCCTATAGTTATACACACTGCATAATTGCCCAATGTATCTTTTTCAGCTtgcacatgcaatgtaaaacccaactttgcagattctgagaCTTTTCGGTATgaacatactgaaacaaatcatcaacaatgccaattcaacctataaaggtgaaaaaacaaatgtgatgaaaaaaagccagCCACATCGGAGTTCAaccgattcactaattttcaccCAGAGCTGGAGGTAAAAGTGGTTTTAACAGTGGTGCTGCGCtgtgctcataatgtagctatacCACTGGCTCCCACTAATTGACTGGATTTGGCTAATTACCCTCGAATATTTTCTTAATGCGTATGCTACAGAAAAACTATTGAAtctttttcagttatttcttcTGTTATGTTTAGACAACATATTAaagcatgcgcagtgaataggttcatggAGCTaggaaacagtatgcctgcccggagtatgaggtcgtgagcagcagtctaatcttggttgtgcacacaaacaagtaaatcatCTGCTCGTTACATAAAAATCCCATGCTGATTATGATAAGCAaactctatcacagagaaaactccATGTCTGGCTTATTGATACTtactgtctgctaatgacaatatgcaatgcacaacttcaatcactggcCACATGCAATTAATACCTATCAGGCTTAGAAGCCCCAAACAAAGAGCCAGCCAAGCGGCTtaaatcatgaaataataataaattacactgtttaatctattagtcacatgatcacaATGGGTCTGGGTATTGAGACAGGTATCCGGGTACTACTCAATACCCACCCATGCCAGTCTTAGTAGTCAGTGTATATTACAATAATTGGTATTTCAATTTTTTagctgttttgttgtttataacAGATAGAGAAATTAATGTTTAGTCAAGTGGATTTTAAAAGTTTACTGGATCTCAACCAGTgcagttttgaaaacatttttcaccgGTTTCTTGCTTAATTAATGAACATGGGTGTACAGTTACCCTAAAAGATGACTAGATGAAATATAAGGGTAGGGTAAAAGTaccttacttgtccatgggctactagaTCATTCTACTTacgtttcaaactgcaaataaacctggatttcatttcataactgctcaaaatgtagctaaaATGTAAATTTCATAATGATGATAAAATAGAATCTTTCTTTGCTATCTATAATTTCTCAATAAATACTCCactaaacatttacctaaaATACCACGTATTCTTTCATAACTATGAAATcataaaacataacataaaaatcagggcaactGAAAATTAGTcaagacaagttactttctaaagtcacttgccctaaAGTAAATGGCTtttcagaaaaatgttgaaACCCTGTATATGTTTTCTACCCAATATACTGGTTCTCAGAAACATTATTACAATACGTATCATTATAAAAGCAATGCCATACAGCCATTGTGATACATGATCAACAAACATGTTCATTGTCATCACCCAGTTCTTGTTTATTTGTGGGTTTTATGACAACATTTTGACAGTGGAGAATGCTTTTGTAGAACCTTTTGGCAAGACtaacaaacaagacaaaatGACCAGGTAATACGAGCTGGGCAATAACAAATGTTCCACACAAAACCTCACTTCTGCTTAGCTGACCTTGCAAACTGCACCACAATGGGTTTGCCATTAAGAATGTAACCATTTGTTTGTTCCAAGGCTGGAATGGCCTTGTCTTCACTTGGGAAAGTGACAAAGGCCTGACCTTTCATCTTACCTTCCTTCATGAGACgcacatcaaatatatttaagtcTTGTTCATTTGTCACATCAATAAACCGACCATATATGAACCTCAAATCGTTATCAGTTACTTGTTTAGCAAGGTTTTTCAAATACAGCCGACAACTTGGCTCCCCTCTTTCATACCTCCTGAAGACAGATAGTTCTTTGAGTTCTGACATTGGTAACCTGCCTCTGTCTAGCTCCTCCTGGGAAACAAACCCATGTCTAACCCAGTCATCTTCTTCAGGAGGGGCACTGTCCTCAACCTCCTTCTGGACAGGCTCCATCCTCCCAAAGCCTCCTGTCTCTTCGTCTTGCAACACGTGTGAAGTTGGCTCTGTGGTGTCCACCCCAGCAACACCTGCTTCCTCCTGAGCTGTGCTAGACACTAATGAAGGAAGCTTCAACTGGATCTTCTTCTGGGCAGGCTTGTCTTGTACCTGTTCAAAGACTTCTGATGGTTTTATGATCTGCTCAGGGGGAACAGAACCTTGAGCTGTCGCCTCTACAAGGGGTTGTATCATAAGTCGGGCTTTCTTGTGACTTCTCTTTCGCTTCCTTGCATAAATCTGATCAGGGACATGGACATCTAAAGACTTTTCTTCACCTCCACTCTCTATTTCTGATTCTGAGGTTGATGATTTTGCAGAAATATCAGCTGCTGACTTTTCTTCACATTGATGTTTCAAATCTGCAGGGATAGGTGGCGTAATAGTGAGAGCACCAAAAGGGCTGGGGATGTTCATCTTGTTCATGAGATGCAGCACTTGAACATAAAACTTAGGATAGGATGCTAACGCATTAGCAATGTTAGTTAGGATGGAAACTGTGGGTGGCGGGTACATGTAGTGTAGTCGTGGATTGCGAGGATAGTTGATGCTCCATTTGTGGTAAACATCATCAAAAGAAGGAGGAACAATGGCCTCTTTCTTTTTCATATCATTGTCCGCTAGTTTCTCTTTTGTCCAAGGCTGATCTGTCTTTACTCTGTCTGGGGCAAGGCTCTCTTTAGCAAATTCTGCTTTTAGTCTTGATCCTAAGACATCTAGCTGATGCAGTCTTGTAAGAGCTTTGGCAGCTTGGGCCTGGTCAGTGAATCCAGCAAATGCTGCATGCTTCATAGGACCTGTAGTACCCATAAGCTGCACACTGACAGCACCGAAGTGACGCAACAGGTCATCTTTATCTGCTGGAGTGAGGTCTGATGGCAGATGTCTAATCAGTAATGTACTTGAAACCATTGTCTGGAAGGAGAAAATACAAAGAAGTCACTCACGACTGATTCTGTTACTACATGAAATACAACATCACTAATGAGCAAATAGGTCAGAACTGAGATGACCAATatatctgtttttcatcaaatctATGCAAAGTGCCATGAAGAAAATCAGACTTGTTTCAGCGATAACTTATAAAAGAAAATCATCTTTGAGTTGGCCCATCTTACTTTTGTCCATTTTGAAGAATCGATTATCTAAAAATCTGTTTTTAGGTTTTTTCTCAAATTCTTTTCGTTCATTTCACATCAGTAGGTGTACAGAGAGTTCTATTTTGACATAATAGCATTCAgtgtacaatacaatacaactagatatttgtatagtgCCGATACccagttagttcaactgctcaagggcgctttgttttttccctcgatcactagATGTCCATCACACCAgcacatagtattttcaatctcaactccgcGGGgattatacaactcttgcagcctactaGGTGCACTGacttaatgtggctttcccatccttacgaggtactcATTGGATGGATTGGGatacacagtcacagtactttgtccgtGTTTcttgcacgttgctgtacccgcaactaggtgtttgcatgtatttgtatgGCCACCAGCTGGTCATCTACTActggat
The nucleotide sequence above comes from Haliotis asinina isolate JCU_RB_2024 chromosome 5, JCU_Hal_asi_v2, whole genome shotgun sequence. Encoded proteins:
- the LOC137285332 gene encoding RNA-binding region-containing protein 3-like, whose translation is MVSSTLLIRHLPSDLTPADKDDLLRHFGAVSVQLMGTTGPMKHAAFAGFTDQAQAAKALTRLHQLDVLGSRLKAEFAKESLAPDRVKTDQPWTKEKLADNDMKKKEAIVPPSFDDVYHKWSINYPRNPRLHYMYPPPTVSILTNIANALASYPKFYVQVLHLMNKMNIPSPFGALTITPPIPADLKHQCEEKSAADISAKSSTSESEIESGGEEKSLDVHVPDQIYARKRKRSHKKARLMIQPLVEATAQGSVPPEQIIKPSEVFEQVQDKPAQKKIQLKLPSLVSSTAQEEAGVAGVDTTEPTSHVLQDEETGGFGRMEPVQKEVEDSAPPEEDDWVRHGFVSQEELDRGRLPMSELKELSVFRRYERGEPSCRLYLKNLAKQVTDNDLRFIYGRFIDVTNEQDLNIFDVRLMKEGKMKGQAFVTFPSEDKAIPALEQTNGYILNGKPIVVQFARSAKQK